Below is a window of Halogeometricum rufum DNA.
TACGGTGTCTCGACGTGGCCCTCTCGCTGGGTCTGCGGACGGCGTGGGTCCACGACGAACGGGTCCGGGCGCTGGCGGCACTCGGCGAGTACGAACGGGCCGCCGCCGTCGAGGAACGGGCGACGCGGCGTCGCGACGCGGAATCCGTGCGAGACGTTCGCGAGTGACGCGTCGCCCGCAACTTATACGAGGCTGGCTAATTATATCTCATTACACGCCATGTCAGTGATGCCCGCCGACGAACCCACGCGGTTCGACTACCTCCTCGGAGCGATGGGAGCGAGTCTCTTCTGCGCCGCGCTGTTGGGTGCGCTCTCCGCCGTTCCGATCTACTTGGCCGCCAGCGTCGGGTCGCTCATCGCGGCGGGCGTCGGCATCGGTGGGACGCTCGGCGAGTACGAGTGAGTCGCCTCCTCTCGGCGCGCCCTCCCGAGTACCTATTTTGATAATTGGTAGCAATCACTAAATAGGGTACCAGATACGTTCACGTCGATGAGAAGACTGGACGTTCTTCCAGCGTTCTTTCGGCGGAGTTACTTCCGGAAGTACGTGTTGGTGCTCGCCGTCCTCGTCGCGTCGATGGTCGGCGTCGGCCTGTACACCCAACAGGTGGTCGGCGACGAACTGACGGGGGAGAAGCACGCCGAACTACAGACCATCGCGGAGCTAGAGGCCGCGAACCTCGACGAGTGGGTGGCCACGAACCGACAGCGGGCGCGGATGCTGTCGGAGCACCGCGGGTTGCAGGCCGACGACCCCGACAGCGTGGACCGGACGCTCCTCCGCGAACACGGCCGGTTGCCGAACGACGTGTACGCGGTTCACTACGTCGACCTGGAGACGGGGGACATCGTCCGCAGCACGGCCGGTCAGATGGAGACCAAGTCGCTCGACGACGTGGACCTCAGCTGGCAGCGTGGCGAACTGGCGTTCACCCAGTCGACGGACGTGGCCGTGAGCGAGGTGTACCGAAACGGCGGACTGCAACTGGTCGCCTTCGCCAGCCCGATTCCGGGGACGGACCGCGCGGTGATGCTGGTCACCGACGCGACGCAGCACGCGAAGTCGTTCCGGCGACCGGTCGAGGGGTCGCACACGCAGGTCGTCCGCGAGGACGGCACCGTCCTGTTCGACCGCTACGGCAAGAACGTCCTGACGACGTACCGCGACGGCGACGCCGCGCCCGGACTGGACGCCGCGGCGGCGGCCGAGGGCGGCGGCGTCGTCGAACGCGCCGCGGACGCGAGCGTCGTCGCCTACGCGCCGGTCACGGGCACCGACTGGGTCGTCCTCGTCCAGGCGCCGCGCGAGAACGTGTTCGCCCTCCTCACGGAGGTCCGAAACGACCTGTTCATCCTCATCGGGACGGCCGTCGCCGGGTTCGTCGTGATGGGACTGACGCTGGGCCGGAGTACGGTCGTCTCCCTGCGTCGCCTCCGCACGCGGGCGGAACGACTCGCCGACGGCGACATGGATGTCGACCTCTCGTCGAGTCGGATAGACGAGTTCGGCGCGCTGTCGGACGCGTTCGCCGAGATGCGGGACGCGCTTCGAGAGCGCATCGAGCAGTCCGAGGCGACGGCCGCGTCTCTCGAACGCGCCGCCGACGACTACGGCGAGACGATGGACGAGGCCGCCGCGGGCGACCTGACGGTCCGGATGGACCCCGACGCCGCGGGCGACGCCGAGTCGATGGCCGAAGTCGGCCGCCGCTTCAACCGCATGATGGACGAGTGGGAGGAGACGGTGGCCGAGGTGGGCGCGTTCGCCGACCGGGCCGCCGCCGCGTCCGAACGGGTCGGCGCCGGCACCGACGAGGTGTCGGCCGCCAGCCAGCAGGTGAGTCGGTCGACGCAGGAGATAACGGCGGGCGTCGCGGACCAACTCGACACCCTGCAGGCGGTGTCCGACCAGACGGCCGACCTGTCGGCGACGGTCGAGGAGATAGCCGCGCAGGCGGACGAACTCGCGACGCTGTCGAAGCAGGCGGCGACGCGCGGCGACGAGGGGCGCGAGGCGGCGACGGCGGTCGGTCGGGAGATGGACGAGATAGCGGACCAGGCCGAAGCGGTCACGGCGCGCGTGTCCCGACTGGACGAGGAGGTGGCCGACATCGCGTCGGTCGTCGACCTCATCGACGACATCGCCGAGCAGACGAACATCCTCGCGCTGAACGCCTCCATCGAGGCGTCGCGGGCGGGCGAGGCCGGCGAGGGGTTCGCCGTCGTCGCCGACGAGGTGAAGCAACTCGCCGAGGAGACGGCTGCGGCCACCGACGACATCGCCGACTCCATCGCGTCGGTCCGCGAGGCGACGACCGAGGCGGTCGAGGAGATGGAGGAGATGCAGTCGTCCGTCGAGGACGGGTCCGAGACCATCGACGACGGCGTCGACGCCATCCGCGAGGCGGTGGACATCGTCGAGGAGGTGGACCACGGCGTCCACTCCATCGACGAGGCGACCGACTCGCAGGCCTCGGCGACGCAGGAGGCCGCAGACCGCGTGGACGAGGCGGCGAGCATCGCGGCGCAGACGCACGACGAGGCCGAACAGGTCGCCGCCGCGGCGCAGCAACAGACGGCCTCGCTCGAAACCGTCGCCGACGAGGTGGACGAGTTGGCCGACCAGACGGGGGACCTCGCCGCACGCGTCGAGACGTTCGACGTGAGGGAAGACGCGCGGACCCGCGGGGACGCCGACGAGACGCCGGTCGCGACCGGCGATGGGGCCGACCCGGTGGACGGCGAGGACGCGGAGAGCGGAGAGAGCGACGAAAAGCCGGACGAGGAGGCCGACGACGGCGACGAGAGAGCGGACGCCGACCGGACCGACGGCGACGACGAGAGAACGGACGCCGACCGGAC
It encodes the following:
- a CDS encoding methyl-accepting chemotaxis protein, coding for MRRLDVLPAFFRRSYFRKYVLVLAVLVASMVGVGLYTQQVVGDELTGEKHAELQTIAELEAANLDEWVATNRQRARMLSEHRGLQADDPDSVDRTLLREHGRLPNDVYAVHYVDLETGDIVRSTAGQMETKSLDDVDLSWQRGELAFTQSTDVAVSEVYRNGGLQLVAFASPIPGTDRAVMLVTDATQHAKSFRRPVEGSHTQVVREDGTVLFDRYGKNVLTTYRDGDAAPGLDAAAAAEGGGVVERAADASVVAYAPVTGTDWVVLVQAPRENVFALLTEVRNDLFILIGTAVAGFVVMGLTLGRSTVVSLRRLRTRAERLADGDMDVDLSSSRIDEFGALSDAFAEMRDALRERIEQSEATAASLERAADDYGETMDEAAAGDLTVRMDPDAAGDAESMAEVGRRFNRMMDEWEETVAEVGAFADRAAAASERVGAGTDEVSAASQQVSRSTQEITAGVADQLDTLQAVSDQTADLSATVEEIAAQADELATLSKQAATRGDEGREAATAVGREMDEIADQAEAVTARVSRLDEEVADIASVVDLIDDIAEQTNILALNASIEASRAGEAGEGFAVVADEVKQLAEETAAATDDIADSIASVREATTEAVEEMEEMQSSVEDGSETIDDGVDAIREAVDIVEEVDHGVHSIDEATDSQASATQEAADRVDEAASIAAQTHDEAEQVAAAAQQQTASLETVADEVDELADQTGDLAARVETFDVREDARTRGDADETPVATGDGADPVDGEDAESGESDEKPDEEADDGDERADADRTDGDDERTDADRTDDGDADGVTAAATEAGRADSDRHE